A window of Ardenticatena maritima contains these coding sequences:
- the cimA gene encoding citramalate synthase, translating into MFVELYDTTLRDGTQREGISLSVDDKLRITRLLDDLGVHYIEGGWPGSNPKDAEYFRRVRELPLRTAKVCAFSYTGRAGLAPEDDPNLQALLDAETEVVTIVGKTWTLHVHEVLRVSLEENLRMIGETVRYLVAHGRRVIYDAEHFFDGYRADPAYALATLQAAAENGAETVVLCDTNGGTMPWDIEAMTRAVVEAVPVRIGIHTHNDADVGVANALAAVRAGATHVQGTINGYGERVGNCNLISTIANLKLKMGIDCVTDDQLRRLTDVSRTVAEICNLAHDTHQPYVGQSAFAHKAGLHADATVKCRESYQHIEPELVGNRTRVLVSELAGKGNILYKAGELGLPETLDKEHARRIVRRIKELEAQGFSFESAEASVALLVRRSMPDYRPPFELVDFFTVVENREGRGLLAEASVKVRVGDEVVHTAAEGNGPVNALDAALRKALRPFYPQVDSFELSDYKVRILDGNNGTAATTRVLIDTRCGSRLWTTVGCSGNIIEASWQALADSVEYGLWVMEPVVQEA; encoded by the coding sequence ATGTTTGTAGAATTGTACGACACCACCCTTCGAGACGGCACACAGCGCGAAGGTATTTCTCTTTCGGTGGATGATAAACTGCGAATTACGCGCTTGCTGGATGATTTGGGCGTGCACTACATCGAAGGTGGGTGGCCTGGTTCAAACCCCAAGGATGCCGAGTATTTTCGACGTGTCCGCGAGTTGCCGTTGCGCACGGCGAAAGTGTGCGCGTTCAGTTATACGGGGCGCGCCGGTCTTGCCCCCGAAGACGACCCCAATTTGCAAGCCTTGCTTGACGCCGAAACCGAGGTTGTCACGATCGTCGGCAAGACGTGGACGTTGCATGTGCATGAAGTGCTGCGCGTCTCGCTGGAAGAGAATTTGCGCATGATTGGCGAGACTGTGCGCTACCTGGTAGCGCACGGGCGGCGCGTGATTTACGACGCCGAACACTTTTTCGACGGCTACCGCGCTGACCCCGCCTATGCGCTGGCGACGTTGCAGGCGGCCGCCGAGAATGGCGCGGAGACGGTGGTGCTCTGCGATACGAACGGCGGCACCATGCCCTGGGATATCGAAGCCATGACGCGGGCGGTCGTGGAAGCCGTGCCGGTGCGCATTGGCATTCACACGCACAACGACGCCGATGTGGGGGTGGCGAATGCGTTGGCGGCGGTGCGTGCGGGCGCTACACATGTGCAGGGCACGATCAACGGCTATGGTGAGCGTGTGGGGAATTGCAATTTGATTTCCACCATTGCCAACCTGAAACTCAAAATGGGCATTGATTGCGTGACGGATGACCAGTTGCGCCGCTTGACCGATGTCTCTCGCACGGTTGCCGAAATTTGCAACCTGGCGCACGACACCCACCAGCCCTACGTGGGGCAAAGCGCCTTTGCGCACAAAGCGGGGTTGCACGCCGACGCGACAGTCAAATGCCGCGAGAGTTATCAGCATATCGAGCCGGAATTGGTGGGGAACCGCACGCGCGTGCTGGTTTCGGAACTGGCGGGCAAGGGCAACATCCTTTACAAAGCAGGCGAATTGGGCTTGCCCGAAACGCTGGACAAAGAGCACGCCCGCCGCATTGTGCGCCGTATCAAGGAGTTGGAAGCGCAGGGCTTCTCGTTTGAATCCGCCGAAGCGTCGGTGGCGTTGTTGGTACGCCGTTCCATGCCCGATTACCGCCCACCGTTTGAATTGGTGGACTTCTTCACCGTTGTAGAGAACCGTGAAGGGCGCGGCTTACTGGCCGAGGCGAGCGTCAAAGTGCGTGTGGGCGATGAAGTGGTGCACACCGCCGCCGAGGGCAACGGTCCCGTCAACGCATTGGACGCGGCGCTGCGCAAGGCATTGCGCCCATTCTACCCGCAAGTGGATTCGTTCGAGTTGAGCGACTACAAAGTGCGCATTTTGGACGGCAACAATGGCACGGCCGCCACCACCCGTGTGTTGATTGATACGCGGTGTGGCAGTCGCCTCTGGACGACGGTGGGATGCTCCGGCAATATTATTGAAGCGTCGTGGCAGGCGCTTGCCGATAGCGTCGAGTATGGCTTGTGGGTGATGGAGCCGGTCGTGCAGGAAGCCTGA
- a CDS encoding 3-isopropylmalate dehydratase large subunit gives MTLAEKILAAKVGRDVVRPGELLEVPVDWVLAHEITTPVAIRMLEERDMDRVWNPERVVAVPDHTVPAKDIASARLYQRLKAWVQKHGIKHWYDVGRGGIAHTVFEASGLPAPGEVVVSGDSHTPNAGALGMFATGVGSTDLAGAIYAGTFWLKVPETLRIDLVGELQPGVYAKDIILEVIRRIGDDGARSMAMEWGGPGMATLSMEERFTLTNMAVEAGGMTGIVAADDVTQAYLREKGTPEERWRIFEPDPDAHYAERIEVNLSELEPVVAFPNRPGNGHPISDARGIRIDQAYLGSCTNGRISDLRIAANILRGRRIADHVRMIVVPATQAIYKQALREGLIEVFVEAGATVSYPSCGACLGMHTGVLGPDDVCISSTNRNFTGRMGHPSAQIYLASPAVVAASAVAGEITDPREFLTETATQLSA, from the coding sequence ATGACTCTGGCCGAAAAGATTTTGGCAGCCAAAGTTGGGCGTGATGTGGTGCGCCCCGGTGAATTGCTGGAAGTGCCCGTGGATTGGGTGCTGGCGCATGAAATCACCACGCCGGTCGCCATTCGCATGCTTGAAGAGCGCGACATGGACCGCGTGTGGAACCCTGAGCGGGTGGTAGCCGTGCCCGACCACACGGTGCCCGCCAAGGATATTGCCTCGGCGCGGCTGTATCAGCGCCTGAAAGCGTGGGTGCAGAAGCATGGCATCAAGCACTGGTACGATGTGGGGCGCGGCGGCATCGCGCATACCGTGTTTGAAGCGAGCGGCTTGCCTGCGCCGGGTGAAGTGGTGGTCTCGGGCGATTCGCATACGCCCAACGCCGGCGCGCTGGGCATGTTTGCCACAGGCGTCGGTTCAACCGACCTGGCGGGCGCGATTTACGCCGGCACCTTCTGGCTGAAAGTGCCTGAAACCTTGCGTATTGACCTGGTGGGCGAGTTGCAGCCGGGCGTCTATGCCAAAGACATCATCCTCGAAGTCATCCGCCGCATTGGCGACGACGGCGCGCGCTCCATGGCGATGGAGTGGGGCGGTCCCGGTATGGCGACGCTCTCCATGGAAGAGCGCTTCACCCTGACCAACATGGCGGTGGAAGCCGGCGGCATGACGGGCATCGTCGCCGCCGACGACGTGACGCAAGCCTACTTGCGTGAAAAAGGGACGCCTGAAGAGCGCTGGCGCATCTTTGAACCCGACCCCGACGCTCACTACGCCGAACGCATCGAGGTCAACCTGAGCGAGTTGGAACCGGTGGTGGCGTTCCCCAACCGCCCCGGCAATGGGCACCCCATCAGCGACGCGCGGGGCATTCGCATTGACCAGGCCTACCTGGGCAGTTGCACGAATGGGCGCATCAGCGACCTGCGCATTGCGGCGAACATCTTGCGTGGGCGGCGCATTGCCGACCATGTGCGCATGATTGTTGTTCCGGCCACACAAGCCATCTACAAGCAGGCGTTGCGCGAGGGCTTGATTGAAGTCTTTGTGGAAGCCGGCGCAACCGTTTCGTACCCCTCGTGCGGGGCGTGCCTGGGCATGCACACCGGCGTCCTCGGTCCGGATGATGTGTGTATCTCGTCCACCAACCGCAACTTCACCGGCCGCATGGGGCACCCGTCGGCGCAGATTTACCTGGCAAGCCCGGCGGTTGTGGCCGCCAGCGCTGTGGCCGGCGAAATCACCGACCCGCGCGAATTCCTGACTGAAACCGCAACCCAACTGAGCGCATGA
- a CDS encoding O-antigen ligase family protein: MSSKRLTRQLIGIAFYACVLALLVIGTRATWDATQERWRGVVRGEPPPLRPDTSAATPWGTTTALHTVPLDAIPAMLDDLHQMGIGWIRQPMPWAQVEPQPGRFAWQRWDAIVEAAQARGIAVLFVLNEAPRWARPSAPDWPTAPPDDFADFATFAQTVAARYADAPVAFQIWDQPNVRPHWGDAFIDPAAYTEMLTRTAAAIRDANPTATIVLAALAPNGEAGGYNMSEVRFLEGVYAAGGADAFDVVALKAYGFWTGPEDRRVDEHVLNWSRMVLVRETMEAHGDTATPAWFVEGGWAALPENWQGAPPPWGSDTPAIQSDRLQRAIARTRLEWPWVQRLGLFFYQPDAPPTDPVWGLALRDANGAPTPLGDAWADVIAANAHLTPGRWLPGRWPLSEPNANSLEFAARGSHLLGVWGTPPTQTVTIETPTDRITLTPKAGTNHLATLSPETPHPVRLVGTPPATLLVTYTPPIWRWWLAATLPALLALVVSVRLTHLLWRLPWAEWHTRYRALPESAQRGIFAVVLAGFWLLPAHPVLSAIGYAVVWLFVWARPDLALAATLLTLPFFLWGKAFGLLRFSIPELLTVALVSVWVLQTVRRLAAKGEPWETWLAALFRPRDALDWAVLVFALFGTLSVAWAQNKGAATNEWRVVVIEPAAFYWLVRRMGLSREEMARLADAFVLGGVFVALYALWQAAQGDVVAAEGVWRVRGPYGSPNNLSLYLGRVVAFVLGMLVVDYHRRTDEAGLLRARRWWYALALVPLGTALFLTFSRGAWLLGVPAALLFLALASGKRARLMALAGIGVAVLALLPFADTPRIRSAFDLSQGTWYMRRLLWQASLDMLRDYRLSGIGLDNFLYVYPAYRYKAAWREPNLSHPHNILLHWWLALGMMGVVLLVWQQVAFWRRVWRTRRTPKPFEQALVWGCAALMVDTLAHGLIDNSYFLVDLAFIWMWALAVVGWVDERR; the protein is encoded by the coding sequence CCTTCTACGCCTGCGTGCTGGCGTTGCTTGTCATTGGCACGCGCGCCACTTGGGACGCCACCCAGGAACGCTGGCGCGGCGTTGTGCGTGGTGAACCCCCGCCACTCCGTCCCGACACCAGCGCCGCCACGCCGTGGGGCACAACAACCGCTCTGCACACCGTCCCGCTCGATGCCATTCCCGCCATGCTCGACGACCTGCACCAGATGGGCATCGGCTGGATTCGTCAGCCCATGCCCTGGGCGCAGGTGGAACCCCAACCGGGGCGGTTTGCATGGCAACGCTGGGACGCCATTGTCGAAGCAGCGCAAGCCCGCGGCATCGCTGTGCTCTTTGTGCTCAATGAAGCGCCACGCTGGGCGCGTCCCTCCGCCCCCGATTGGCCGACCGCCCCACCTGACGACTTCGCCGATTTCGCCACGTTCGCCCAGACCGTGGCGGCACGCTACGCCGACGCGCCCGTGGCGTTCCAAATCTGGGACCAACCCAACGTGCGCCCACACTGGGGCGACGCCTTCATTGACCCCGCCGCTTACACGGAAATGCTGACGCGCACCGCCGCCGCCATTCGCGACGCAAACCCGACAGCCACCATCGTGCTGGCGGCGCTTGCCCCCAACGGCGAAGCCGGCGGCTACAACATGAGCGAAGTCCGCTTTCTCGAAGGCGTCTATGCCGCCGGCGGTGCGGATGCGTTCGACGTGGTGGCGCTCAAAGCCTACGGCTTCTGGACCGGTCCCGAAGACCGCCGCGTGGATGAGCATGTGCTCAACTGGTCGCGCATGGTGCTGGTGCGCGAAACGATGGAAGCGCACGGCGACACCGCCACCCCCGCCTGGTTCGTCGAAGGGGGGTGGGCTGCTCTGCCCGAAAACTGGCAAGGCGCACCGCCCCCGTGGGGCAGCGACACCCCCGCCATCCAAAGCGACCGCCTGCAACGCGCCATCGCCCGCACGCGCCTGGAATGGCCGTGGGTGCAACGCCTGGGGCTTTTCTTCTACCAACCCGACGCCCCACCCACCGACCCCGTCTGGGGGCTTGCCCTGCGCGACGCCAACGGTGCGCCCACACCGCTGGGCGACGCCTGGGCAGACGTGATTGCCGCCAACGCCCACCTCACACCGGGGCGCTGGCTTCCCGGTCGTTGGCCGCTTTCCGAACCCAACGCCAATTCGCTCGAATTTGCAGCGCGCGGCTCGCACCTGTTGGGCGTCTGGGGGACGCCCCCCACCCAAACCGTCACCATCGAAACCCCAACCGACCGCATCACCCTGACGCCCAAAGCCGGTACAAACCACCTCGCCACTCTCTCGCCAGAGACGCCCCACCCTGTGCGGCTGGTTGGCACGCCACCCGCCACCCTGCTGGTGACCTACACGCCGCCCATCTGGCGCTGGTGGCTCGCCGCCACCCTGCCCGCACTCTTGGCGCTCGTCGTCAGCGTGCGGCTCACTCACTTGCTCTGGCGGCTGCCCTGGGCGGAATGGCACACCCGCTACCGCGCCCTGCCCGAATCGGCACAGCGCGGCATCTTCGCGGTGGTGCTGGCGGGCTTCTGGCTTCTGCCCGCCCATCCCGTGCTCAGCGCCATTGGCTACGCCGTCGTCTGGCTCTTCGTCTGGGCGCGCCCCGACCTGGCGCTCGCGGCAACGTTGCTCACCCTGCCCTTTTTCCTTTGGGGGAAAGCCTTCGGCCTGCTGCGCTTTTCGATCCCCGAACTGCTGACCGTGGCGCTTGTCTCTGTCTGGGTGTTGCAAACGGTGCGCCGCCTGGCGGCAAAAGGCGAACCGTGGGAAACCTGGCTCGCCGCGCTCTTCCGCCCCCGCGACGCACTCGACTGGGCGGTGCTGGTGTTCGCCCTCTTCGGCACGCTCTCGGTGGCATGGGCGCAAAACAAGGGCGCCGCCACCAACGAGTGGCGCGTGGTGGTCATCGAACCCGCCGCCTTCTACTGGCTGGTGCGCCGCATGGGGCTTTCGCGTGAAGAAATGGCGCGGCTGGCGGACGCCTTCGTGCTGGGGGGCGTGTTCGTGGCGCTGTACGCCCTGTGGCAAGCCGCACAAGGCGACGTCGTCGCAGCGGAAGGTGTTTGGCGGGTGCGCGGTCCTTACGGTTCTCCCAACAACCTCTCGCTCTACCTGGGACGCGTGGTGGCGTTCGTGCTGGGAATGCTGGTCGTGGACTACCACCGCCGCACGGATGAAGCCGGATTGCTGCGCGCGCGTCGGTGGTGGTACGCCCTGGCACTGGTGCCGCTGGGCACAGCCCTCTTTCTCACCTTCTCGCGCGGGGCGTGGCTGCTGGGGGTACCTGCCGCGCTGCTTTTCCTGGCGCTCGCTTCGGGCAAACGGGCGCGCCTGATGGCGCTGGCAGGCATTGGTGTGGCGGTGCTCGCCCTTCTGCCCTTTGCCGACACACCCCGCATCCGCAGCGCGTTCGACCTCTCACAGGGCACGTGGTACATGCGCCGCCTGCTCTGGCAAGCCAGCCTCGACATGTTGCGCGACTATCGGCTCAGCGGCATCGGGCTCGACAATTTCCTCTACGTCTATCCGGCGTATCGCTACAAAGCCGCCTGGCGTGAACCCAACCTCAGCCACCCGCACAACATTCTGTTGCACTGGTGGCTTGCGCTGGGGATGATGGGCGTGGTATTGCTGGTGTGGCAACAAGTGGCGTTTTGGCGGCGCGTCTGGCGCACACGCCGCACGCCCAAACCGTTCGAGCAGGCGCTGGTCTGGGGGTGCGCGGCGCTCATGGTGGATACGCTGGCGCACGGGCTGATTGACAACTCCTACTTTCTGGTGGACCTGGCTTTCATCTGGATGTGGGCGCTGGCGGTTGTCGGCTGGGTGGACGAGCGGCGGTGA
- a CDS encoding 2-isopropylmalate synthase, with amino-acid sequence MSIESDVVRIFDTTLRDGEQSPGATLHTHEKIEIAKQLARLNVDVIEAGFPAASPGDLEAVAAIARTVGTPDGPIIAGLARANRDDISKAWEAVRHAAKPRIHTFIATSDIHLQYKLRMTREEVVATTREMVAFAKQFCDDVEFSPEDAGRSDPRFLYEVLAAAVEAGATTLNIPDTVGYTVPEEFGALIAGIIENTPGLKPKVERGEVIISVHTHNDLGLAVANALAGVKAGARQVECTINGIGERAGNCSLEEVVMALYVRRDYFNLRTNIVTQEIYRTSDMVSRYTGIVVQPNKAIVGANAFAHEAGIHQDGMLKHKRTYEIMDAATVGVPESRLVLGKHSGRHAFRVRLEQLGFHLNKEQLNEAFRRFKELADKKKYVTDADIMALVGDQLYQPKETWQLVRVQVLAGNSNIPTATVTLRDEEGREQTATAIGTGPVDACYRAIREIVRVPNNLLEYSVQSVTEGIDAVGDVTVRIRGGEGSERVNPQTGSRSSVYIGRGVDTDIIVASAKAYVQALNKLLAAQSDAQAEVVIKAEETTA; translated from the coding sequence ATTTCAATCGAATCTGACGTTGTCCGCATTTTCGATACGACCTTGCGCGATGGCGAGCAATCACCGGGTGCAACGCTGCACACACACGAAAAAATCGAAATCGCGAAACAGTTGGCGCGTTTGAATGTGGACGTCATCGAAGCCGGCTTCCCCGCCGCTTCCCCCGGCGACCTGGAAGCCGTTGCCGCGATTGCCCGCACCGTGGGCACGCCCGACGGTCCCATCATCGCCGGCTTGGCGCGCGCCAACCGTGACGATATCAGCAAAGCGTGGGAAGCGGTGCGCCACGCCGCAAAACCGCGCATTCACACCTTCATCGCCACCAGCGACATTCACTTGCAGTACAAACTGCGCATGACGCGCGAAGAAGTCGTCGCCACCACGCGCGAAATGGTGGCCTTTGCCAAGCAATTTTGCGACGACGTGGAATTTTCACCCGAAGACGCCGGACGGAGCGACCCGCGCTTCTTGTATGAAGTGCTGGCGGCGGCGGTTGAAGCGGGCGCAACCACGCTCAACATCCCCGACACGGTCGGCTACACCGTGCCGGAAGAATTTGGCGCGTTGATTGCCGGCATTATCGAAAACACCCCCGGCCTGAAACCCAAAGTCGAGCGGGGGGAAGTCATCATCTCGGTGCACACGCACAACGACTTGGGGCTGGCGGTCGCCAATGCGCTGGCTGGTGTCAAAGCGGGGGCGCGCCAGGTGGAATGTACCATCAACGGGATTGGTGAACGCGCGGGCAACTGTTCACTGGAAGAAGTTGTCATGGCGCTCTACGTGCGCCGCGATTACTTCAACCTGCGCACCAATATCGTCACGCAGGAAATTTACCGCACGAGCGACATGGTAAGCCGCTACACCGGCATTGTCGTTCAGCCGAACAAGGCCATTGTGGGCGCGAACGCGTTTGCCCACGAAGCGGGTATCCACCAGGACGGCATGTTGAAGCACAAGCGCACCTACGAAATCATGGACGCCGCGACGGTGGGCGTGCCCGAAAGCCGCCTGGTGCTGGGCAAACACAGCGGACGCCACGCTTTCCGTGTGCGCCTGGAACAGTTGGGCTTCCACTTGAACAAGGAGCAGTTGAACGAAGCGTTCCGCCGTTTCAAGGAACTGGCCGACAAGAAGAAGTACGTCACCGACGCCGACATCATGGCGCTGGTGGGCGACCAACTCTACCAGCCCAAAGAAACGTGGCAGTTGGTGCGCGTGCAGGTGCTGGCGGGAAATTCCAACATTCCCACCGCTACCGTCACCCTGCGCGATGAAGAGGGGCGGGAACAGACCGCCACCGCTATCGGCACAGGTCCCGTGGATGCGTGCTACCGCGCTATTCGCGAAATTGTGCGCGTGCCCAACAACCTGCTCGAATACAGCGTGCAAAGCGTGACCGAAGGGATTGACGCTGTGGGCGATGTGACCGTGCGCATTCGCGGCGGTGAGGGGAGCGAGCGCGTCAACCCGCAAACCGGTTCACGCAGTAGCGTCTACATCGGGCGTGGCGTGGATACGGACATCATCGTCGCGAGCGCCAAAGCCTACGTGCAGGCGTTGAACAAACTGCTGGCGGCGCAAAGCGACGCCCAAGCCGAAGTCGTCATCAAGGCTGAAGAAACAACCGCTTGA
- the leuB gene encoding 3-isopropylmalate dehydrogenase, whose product MNATIVVLPGDGIGPEVTREAVRVLQAVAETFGHTFTFEEHLAGGAAIDATGSPLPDETLEACRRADAVLLGAVGGPQWPPEAPVRPEQGLLRLRKELGLFANLRPVTIFPQLLDASPLRPEIVEGADILVIRELTGGIYFGPRLEPTNGVAYDTMLYTAPEIERIVRLAAQLARQRRGRLTSLDKANVLASSRLWRQVTTRVMREEFPDVTLEHMLIDAATMHLLRRPRDFDVIVTGNMFGDIITDEASMLSGSLGLLPSASLGEGTCGVYEPIHGSAPDIAGRNIANPLATILSAAMLLRYSLHLAQEADAVEAAVAQVLADGYRTADIARQGEEVVSTSEMGAAVVARLKERAKAPSA is encoded by the coding sequence ATGAATGCAACAATCGTTGTTCTCCCCGGAGATGGCATTGGTCCCGAAGTGACGCGCGAGGCTGTGCGCGTTTTGCAAGCCGTAGCCGAAACGTTTGGGCATACGTTCACTTTTGAAGAACATCTTGCAGGCGGTGCGGCGATTGATGCCACCGGTTCGCCCCTGCCTGATGAAACCCTGGAAGCGTGCCGCCGCGCCGATGCGGTGTTGTTGGGCGCTGTTGGCGGTCCCCAATGGCCGCCCGAAGCCCCTGTACGCCCTGAACAAGGCTTGTTGCGCCTGCGCAAAGAACTGGGCTTGTTTGCCAACTTGCGCCCTGTGACCATTTTTCCCCAATTGCTGGACGCCTCGCCCCTTCGCCCGGAGATTGTGGAAGGGGCTGATATTCTGGTGATTCGTGAACTCACAGGCGGTATCTATTTTGGTCCGCGTCTGGAACCGACCAACGGCGTGGCGTACGACACCATGCTCTACACGGCGCCTGAAATTGAGCGCATTGTGCGTTTGGCGGCGCAACTGGCACGCCAACGCCGTGGGCGGCTCACCAGCCTGGACAAAGCCAATGTGCTGGCTTCTTCGCGGCTCTGGCGGCAGGTGACCACGCGCGTCATGCGTGAAGAATTCCCCGACGTGACGCTGGAACACATGCTGATTGACGCCGCGACCATGCACCTGCTCCGCCGCCCACGCGATTTCGACGTGATTGTCACCGGCAACATGTTTGGCGACATCATCACGGACGAGGCTTCGATGCTCAGCGGCTCGTTGGGCTTGTTGCCAAGCGCCTCGCTGGGTGAAGGCACGTGCGGCGTATATGAACCAATCCACGGTTCAGCACCCGATATTGCCGGGCGCAACATCGCCAATCCGCTGGCGACCATTCTCAGCGCCGCCATGCTGTTGCGCTACTCGCTCCACCTTGCGCAAGAAGCCGATGCTGTGGAAGCCGCCGTGGCGCAGGTGTTGGCGGACGGCTATCGCACCGCGGACATTGCCCGCCAGGGCGAGGAAGTCGTTTCAACAAGCGAGATGGGCGCGGCGGTGGTGGCACGGCTCAAAGAACGGGCAAAGGCGCCTTCTGCATGA
- a CDS encoding 3-isopropylmalate dehydratase small subunit, which yields MSATIRGRVHVYRRDHINTDEIIPARYLTSDDPEYLGLHAMEDLDPEFPKKVQPGDILIAGKNFGTGSSREHAVWALQAAGVALVIADNYANIFYRNAINNGFLALEVPGAADAFETGDEAVVDLRAGTLTNTRTGQTLTFAPLPDFALKVREAGGYLEYLKARESAVS from the coding sequence ATGAGCGCAACAATTCGCGGTCGCGTGCATGTCTATCGCCGCGACCACATCAACACCGACGAAATCATCCCGGCGCGCTATCTCACCAGCGATGATCCCGAATACCTGGGCTTGCACGCCATGGAAGACCTGGACCCTGAGTTTCCCAAGAAAGTGCAACCGGGCGACATCCTGATTGCGGGCAAGAACTTCGGCACCGGCAGTAGCCGCGAGCATGCCGTGTGGGCGTTGCAGGCGGCGGGTGTGGCGCTGGTGATTGCCGACAATTACGCCAACATTTTCTACCGCAACGCCATCAACAACGGCTTTTTGGCGCTGGAAGTGCCCGGCGCCGCTGACGCCTTCGAGACGGGCGATGAGGCGGTGGTGGATTTGCGCGCCGGCACGCTGACCAACACCCGCACCGGGCAAACGCTCACATTCGCCCCCTTGCCCGACTTTGCGCTCAAAGTGCGCGAAGCGGGGGGCTATCTCGAATACCTGAAAGCGCGCGAAAGCGCCGTTTCCTGA
- a CDS encoding amidase — protein MRFPEYDQLDALALADLVHRGEITPLELVDAAIERIEARNPAINAVVHTMFERARETAQKPLPEGPFKGVPFLLKDLMSLYAGEPLTYGSRFLKDWRPTIDSELVKRYRAAGVIVLGKTNTPELGLVPYTEPELFGPTRNPWDTSRTPGGSSGGSGAAVAARMVPMAGGGDGGGSIRIPASCCGLFGLKPTRGRTPLGPLIGESWEGFNIEHVLTRSVRDSAAMLDAIAGPDVGAPYFAPPPERPFLEEVGRDPGRLRIAITTTPFMGHDVHEDCKRAVAETARLLEDLGHIVEEAAPQVDGEALSVAFLTMLTGQVAADIQDLAELSGRTPRREDFEIATWTLGLLGRAVNAEEYVRAVRYMQSTARRVGAFFEQYDILVTPTLAQPPVPIGSLQPTALEKQLMNIASRLRLVGLLKKVGMVEQVAAKTFDFIPYTPLFNITGQPAMSVPLYWNAENLPIGVQFVGRFADEATLFRLASQLEQARPWQHKMPPLVASQTE, from the coding sequence ATGCGCTTCCCCGAATACGACCAACTGGACGCCCTCGCTCTCGCCGACCTGGTTCACCGTGGTGAAATCACCCCGCTGGAATTGGTGGACGCGGCCATTGAGCGCATCGAAGCCCGCAACCCCGCCATCAACGCCGTGGTGCACACCATGTTCGAGCGCGCCCGCGAAACCGCCCAAAAGCCGCTCCCCGAAGGACCGTTCAAGGGTGTGCCCTTCCTGCTGAAAGACCTCATGTCGCTTTACGCGGGCGAACCCCTCACGTACGGCTCGCGCTTTCTGAAAGATTGGCGTCCCACGATTGATAGCGAACTCGTCAAACGCTATCGCGCCGCGGGCGTGATTGTGCTGGGCAAAACCAACACGCCCGAACTGGGGCTCGTCCCCTACACCGAGCCCGAACTGTTTGGACCAACTCGCAACCCGTGGGATACCTCGCGCACGCCGGGGGGCAGTAGCGGGGGGTCTGGTGCGGCGGTTGCCGCGCGCATGGTGCCCATGGCGGGCGGCGGCGACGGCGGCGGCTCGATTCGCATTCCCGCTTCTTGTTGTGGGCTGTTTGGGCTGAAGCCCACACGGGGGCGCACGCCACTCGGACCGCTGATTGGCGAATCGTGGGAAGGCTTCAACATTGAACACGTGCTCACCCGCTCCGTGCGCGACAGCGCCGCCATGCTCGACGCCATCGCCGGGCCAGACGTAGGCGCGCCCTACTTCGCGCCGCCGCCCGAACGCCCCTTCCTTGAAGAAGTCGGGCGCGACCCTGGACGCTTGCGCATTGCCATCACCACTACCCCCTTCATGGGGCACGACGTCCATGAAGATTGCAAACGCGCCGTCGCCGAAACCGCCCGTTTGCTGGAAGATTTGGGGCATATTGTGGAAGAAGCCGCGCCCCAGGTGGACGGTGAAGCGCTCTCGGTTGCGTTCCTGACCATGCTTACGGGGCAAGTTGCCGCCGACATCCAAGACCTTGCCGAACTTTCCGGGCGCACACCGCGCCGTGAAGATTTTGAAATTGCAACCTGGACGTTGGGCTTATTGGGGCGGGCGGTAAACGCCGAAGAGTATGTGCGGGCTGTGCGCTACATGCAGAGTACAGCCCGGCGGGTGGGCGCATTCTTTGAACAGTATGACATTCTCGTGACGCCCACACTCGCGCAGCCGCCTGTCCCCATCGGCTCACTCCAACCCACTGCGCTGGAAAAACAACTCATGAACATTGCCAGCCGTCTGCGCCTCGTCGGATTGCTGAAAAAAGTCGGCATGGTGGAACAGGTTGCCGCCAAAACGTTCGACTTCATTCCGTACACACCACTCTTCAACATCACAGGGCAACCCGCCATGTCGGTACCGCTCTATTGGAACGCCGAGAACTTGCCCATTGGCGTCCAATTTGTTGGGCGCTTTGCCGATGAAGCCACGCTCTTCCGCCTGGCCAGCCAATTGGAGCAAGCCCGCCCCTGGCAACACAAAATGCCGCCGCTGGTAGCCTCCCAAACAGAATAA